The proteins below are encoded in one region of Belonocnema kinseyi isolate 2016_QV_RU_SX_M_011 chromosome 5, B_treatae_v1, whole genome shotgun sequence:
- the LOC117172875 gene encoding uncharacterized protein LOC117172875: MAIVYRRPSRIVQLGIRHSTTPPYHAQANPVERVNRVVKTMMTSFVESDHRDWDKYIPDFRFAYNTTVHSTVSMKKKVPRFPPTTVQCLSRLTGRSRRPVPKPREKKYWSQTGLEPCCLRGRMTLVPFSRPIVSSLFPGVPPLPSASPVICLAPRGDSDDRRIDANHPVIEALAEAILRNLYLII, encoded by the exons ATGGCGATAGTGTACAGAAGGCCTTCGAGGATTGTGCAGCTTGGTATTCGTCATTCAACTACTCCGCCGTATCATGCCCAAGCAAATCCGGTTGAGAGAGTAAACAGAGTGGTGAAAACCATGATGACTTCGTTTGTCGAAAGTGATCATCGAGATTGGGATAAATATATTCCAGATTTTCGCTTTGCGTACAACACTACAGTACATAGCACA GTCTCGATGAAGAAGAAGGTGCCGAGGTTTCCCCCGACAACTGTTCAATGCCTGAGCAGGTTGACGGGAAGGTCACGCAGACCTGTTCCGAAGCCACGAGAGAAGAAGTATTGGTCGCAGACAGGACTCGAGCCATGTTGCCTCAGAGGTCGGATGACCCTCGTACCCTTCAGCAGGCCGATCGTGTCTTCGCTTTTCCCAGGGGTGCCACCTCTTCCATCGGCTTCTCCAGTAATTTGTTTGGCTCCGCGTGGGGATTCTGATGATCGCCGAATTGATGCAAATCACCCTGTAATTGAAGCCCTCGCGGAGGCaattttaaggaatctgtatctCATTATTTAG